The window TCACCGAGGGGCGGTCGGGGCTGCGGGAGTGGGCGCACCGGCTGAAGCACTGGCGGGTCGGGTGGCGCTGGTTCCTCGCGGTGCTGCTCGTCGTCCCGGCGGTCATCCTGGTCGCGCCGCTCGCGCTGCCGAAGACGTGGGGGCACATCACGATGCCGAGCGCGGTGATCCTGCTCGCCTACGTCCCGATGCTGCTCATGCAACTGGTCACCACCGCCGCGGCAGAGGAGCCGGGATGGCGCGACTTCGCCCTACCCCGGATGCAGGACCGGTTCGGGCCGGTTCTGGGCACCTCGCTGCTGGGCCTGCTGTGGGGCGCCTGGCACCTGCCGCTTTACCTGACCGAGTGGGGCGGCCCGAACCCGACCTGGCTCGACCCGGTCGAGTTCGTCATCATCTGTGTCCCGCTGAGCCTGGTGATGACCTGGGTGTTCAACCGCAGCGGCCAGAGTGTGCCGCTGATCATGTTGCTGCACGCCGGCATCAACAGCACGTATTCGCTGGTCTGGGGTGAGGTCTACCCGACCCTCGACATCGCCCGTGATCCGTTGCACGGTCAGCTCATCGCCTCGGCGGCGGCCGCTCTCATCCTGATCGTCGCGACCCGCGGCCGGCTGGGCCTGCGCTCCGAGCGCCCGGTCCCGGTCCCGGTCTGAGAGATCAGCCGAGGTGTGGAGATGCCCGCCGTCCCCCGTTACTTGCCGGCGGGCATCTCTCTGTTCCCCTCGTGCGGCCGTGGGGGCCGCGCTTTGTCGCAGGTCGGACCATCCGTCGCCATCGGGCTTCCATGTGGCGTCCCGATTCCCCCGTACGCTTTCGTAACCGGGCGAGGGCGATCCGTTCCCTTCAACGACGTCAATGCTCGTCGCCGCACCTTGTACGAAACATGGGAGACTTGTAGCGGACCTTGTGGATTTCTTGAATCCCCTGGTCAGGAGCAGGGGCAATCCCCTGGTCAAACCATGGGCGTACGGAGGTCAGTTGGCGGCGGAGTTCGGTGTTCTCGGTGTGGTGGAGGCGTTGATCGACGGCCGCCCCGCCGATCTGGGGCATGCCCGACAGCGATGTGTCCTGGGTGTGCTGCTCGTGGAGGCCGGTCGGCCGGTCACCCCGGACCAGCTGATCGACCGGGTGTGGGGCGAGCACGCACCGCAGCGGGCCGCCGGCGCTCTCTACAGCTATCTGTCCCGGCTGCGGCGCGCGGTCGCGGACGCGGACGGCGCGGAGATCCGACGCGAGCCCGGTGGCTATCTGCTGACGGTCAATCCGCAGGCGGTGGATCTGCACCGGTTCCGGCGACTGGTCACCACCGCCCGGGCGGCCGAGTCGGACCGGTCCGCGGCCGGCCTGATCGAGCAGGCGTTGGGGCTGTGGCGGGGCGACCCGTTCGTCGGCCTGGACACCCCGTGGCTGGCCGCGACCAGGCGCACCCTGCTCGGCGAGCGGTTCGCCGCCGAGCTGGACGGCAACGACGTGCTGCTGCGGCTGGGGCGCCACGGCGAGTTGCTGCCCGCGCTGCTGGCCGCCGTCGCCGAGCATCCCCTGGACGAGCGGCTGGCCGGTCAGGCGATGCTCGCGCTGTACCGGTGCGGGCGCCAGGCCGACGCCGACGAGCAGTACCGGCGGATCCGCCGCCGGCTGGCCGACGAGATGGGCAGCGATCCGGGCGCCGAGCTGCGCCGGCTGCACGAGCAGGTGCTCGCGGCCGATCCGGTGCTGTCCGTGCCGGGTGGGGACGCCCGTGCCCAGGCCGGGGTGACGCCTGCGGTCTCGGTCACGGTGCCCGCGCAGTTGCCGGCCGACGTGCGGGCGTTCACCGGACGTACCGGGGAGCTCGCCGCCCTTGATCGCCTGCTGGAGCCGCCGGACGGCGACGAGCCACCGCTCACCGTCGCGTTGTTGTGCGGCACCGCCGGAGTCGGCAAGTCGGCGCTGGCGGTCCGCTGGGCGCACCGGGTCCGGGAGGCCTATCCGGACGGGCAGCTCTACGTCAACCTGCGGGGTTACGACGCCGAGCAGCCGGTGGCGGTGGCCGACGCGCTGGCCGGGTTCCTCACCGCGCTGGGCATCCGCGCCCCGGAGATCCCGCCGGGCACCGACGAGCGCGCCGCCCGCTACCGGTCCGAGCTGACCGGCCGGCGGATGCTGATCCTGCTGGACAACGCGTCCTCGGTGGAGCAGGTCCGACCGCTGCTGCCCGGCACCGGTTCGTGTCTGGTGCTGATCACCAGTCGTGACTCGCTGCGCGGCATGGTGGCGGTCGACGGCGCCGAACGGGTCAACCTCGACCTGCTGCCGCCGGACGACGCGATCGGGCTGCTGCGCAAGCTGATCGGCCCCCGGGTGGACCGTGACCCGAAAGCCGCCGAGGCGATGGCCGCCGCGTGCGCCCGGCTGCCGCTGGCCCTGCGGATCGCCGCCGAGTTGGCCGCCGAACGCTCCGATGTGCCGTTGCCCGAGCTGGTCACCGAGCTGGGCGACCATCAGGTACGGCTGGACCTGCTGGACGCGGGCGGTGACCCCCGGGCCGAGGTCCGGGCGGTGTTCTCCTGGTCGTACCAGAACCTGCCGGAGGGCGCGGCCCGGACGTTCCGGCTGCTCGGCCTGCACCCGGGGGAGACCGCGCACGTCGACGCGGTGGCCGCGCTGATCGGTGCCCGGGCGAGCGAGAC of the Actinoplanes sichuanensis genome contains:
- a CDS encoding AfsR/SARP family transcriptional regulator codes for the protein MAAEFGVLGVVEALIDGRPADLGHARQRCVLGVLLVEAGRPVTPDQLIDRVWGEHAPQRAAGALYSYLSRLRRAVADADGAEIRREPGGYLLTVNPQAVDLHRFRRLVTTARAAESDRSAAGLIEQALGLWRGDPFVGLDTPWLAATRRTLLGERFAAELDGNDVLLRLGRHGELLPALLAAVAEHPLDERLAGQAMLALYRCGRQADADEQYRRIRRRLADEMGSDPGAELRRLHEQVLAADPVLSVPGGDARAQAGVTPAVSVTVPAQLPADVRAFTGRTGELAALDRLLEPPDGDEPPLTVALLCGTAGVGKSALAVRWAHRVREAYPDGQLYVNLRGYDAEQPVAVADALAGFLTALGIRAPEIPPGTDERAARYRSELTGRRMLILLDNASSVEQVRPLLPGTGSCLVLITSRDSLRGMVAVDGAERVNLDLLPPDDAIGLLRKLIGPRVDRDPKAAEAMAAACARLPLALRIAAELAAERSDVPLPELVTELGDHQVRLDLLDAGGDPRAEVRAVFSWSYQNLPEGAARTFRLLGLHPGETAHVDAVAALIGARASETRRLLDVLGRASLVQPGRGGRYGMHDLLRAYAAELAAEHDAETDRRAALTRLFDHYLAGAGTAMATLYPDGSAPAGDPDAARAWIEAERPNLAAVCTNGAAHGWYRHTIELAGTMFRYLDAGGPVAEAVTVTASAVSAARAVGDPGAQARALSNLGRLHRRQGRLRESAETYRQALLLYTDLGEPAAEALVLRNLGSVDWRRGDYRPAADHYRRAEALCRDLGDDDGRADALVRLGLIDARLGDHDRAAGRFGSALDLYATLGDRFSEAYVLSLLARLPDGPVSLEQAEAHLDQSLSAVRRTGDRTAEAYVLTDLAAIHARQSRLAEAAGHLRRALVLLRRIGDRASEAEALNDLGQVLCAAGDAADAQAQHGQALALAEEIGDRYEQARAHDGMAAASRDLGATEPAGAHADRAGRLFAELAVPAAKVAVTGG
- a CDS encoding CPBP family intramembrane glutamic endopeptidase, with amino-acid sequence MDALFSLVRRYPVSAFFTLAFGLSWFCWTPYILSDHGLGLEPDIRIPEVLGTGQLVGVLPGAYLGPLGAAFLVTAITEGRSGLREWAHRLKHWRVGWRWFLAVLLVVPAVILVAPLALPKTWGHITMPSAVILLAYVPMLLMQLVTTAAAEEPGWRDFALPRMQDRFGPVLGTSLLGLLWGAWHLPLYLTEWGGPNPTWLDPVEFVIICVPLSLVMTWVFNRSGQSVPLIMLLHAGINSTYSLVWGEVYPTLDIARDPLHGQLIASAAAALILIVATRGRLGLRSERPVPVPV